In Salmo trutta chromosome 37, fSalTru1.1, whole genome shotgun sequence, the following proteins share a genomic window:
- the LOC115177235 gene encoding peroxisomal carnitine O-octanoyltransferase isoform X2: MWHTLQYWDLLRTERLDPHKAGNVVLDMDQFRMLFCTCKVPGVTKDTIINYFKTESEGPCPSHVVVMCKGRFFSFDAVCDGHILNPPELLRQLTHVKQCCEGEPAGEGVAALTSEERTRWAKAREYLIGIDPANKTILETIQSSLFVVSLDDAKPYATAENYTPVTREALTGDPTIRWGDKSYNSISFADGTFGSNCDHAPYDAMVLVTQGYYVDQQLKATDGKWKGSETVRPMPLPEELVFTVDDRVRSDVAHAKQQYFETTQDLQVVCYAFTSFGKAAIKQRKLHPDTFIQLALQLAYYRQHGRLGSCYETAMTRRFYHGRTETMRPCTLEAQNWCHTMLLPAASAEAKRKALLLAFNKHNKLMAEAQNGKGFDRHLLGLYLIAKEEGLPMPDLFTDPLYSKSGGGGNFTLSTSLVGYTTVLGAVAPMVHHGYGFFYRIGDDRIVASCTAWKSSPETDAETLFQNLVTSLHEMLHLATTAQL, from the exons ATGTGGCACACTCTACAGTACTGGGACCTGCTTCGCAC GGAGAGGCTGGACCCTCATAAAGCTGGTAATGTGGTGTTGGATATGGACCAGTTCAGAATGCTGTTCTGTACATGTAAAGTTCCTGGAGTCACCAAGGATACCATCATCAACTACTTTAAGACAG agagcgAGGGTCCATGCCCCTCCCATGTGGTGGTGATGTGTAAGGGGCGTTTCTTCTCGTTTGATGCAGTGTGTGATGGACACATTCTTAACCCTCCAGAGCTGCTCAG gcagctGACCCATGTGAAGCAGTGTTGTGAAGGGGAGCCAGCGGGAGAGGGTGTCGCTGCTCTCACCTCAGAGGAGAGGACACGCTGGGCTAAG gCCAGGGAGTATCTGATAGGTATAGATCCAGCCAATAAGACGATCTTAGAGACCATCCAAAGCAGTCTGTTTGTGGTCTCACTGGACGATGCTAAACCCTACGCTACTGCAGAGAACTACACACcg GTGACCCGGGAAGCGCTGACAGGAGACCCCACCATCCGCTGGGGAGACAAGTCCTACAACTCCATCTCCTTCGCTGACGGAACCTTCGGATCCAATTGTGAC CATGCCCCCTACGATGCCATGGTGCTGGTAACTCAGGGTTACTATGTGGATCAGCAGCTCAAAGCTACAGACGGCAAGTGGAAG ggCTCTGAGACAGTGCGGCCTATGCCTCTTCCTGAAGAGTTGGTCTTCACTGTGGATGACAGAGTCAGGAGTGACGTTGCACATGCCAAGCAACAGTACTTCGAGact actCAGGACTTGCAGGTGGTGTGTTATGCGTTCACCTCGTTTGGGAAAGCAGCCATCAAACAGAGGAAGCTCCACCCAGACACCTTCATACAACTGGCCCTTCAACTGGCTTATTACAGACAGCATGGGAG GTTAGGTAGTTGCTATGAGACAGCGATGACCAGAAGGTTCTACCACGGCAGGACTGAGACCATGAGGCCCTGTACCCTGGAGGCACAGAACTGGTGCCATACCATGCTCCTCCCTGCAGCCAGC GCTGAGGCTAAGAGGAAAgccctgctgctggccttcaacAAGCACAACAAACTGATGGCTGAGGCACAGAACGGAAAAGGTTTTGACAGACATCTCCTGGGCCTGTACCTGATCGCCAAGGAGGAGGGACTTCCTATGCCAGACCTTTTCACTGATCCACTGTATTCCAAgag TGGTGGGGGCGGTAACTTTACCCTGTCCACCAGTCTGGTTGGCTACACCACAGTCCTGGGAGCGGTTGCTCCCATGGTGCACCATGGCTACGGGTTCTTCTACCGCATCGGAGACGACAG GATCGTGGCTTCCTGTACGGCGTGGAAGTCCAGTCCAGAGACAGATGCAGAGACACTGTTCCAGAACCTGGTTACCTCCCTACATGAGATGCTACATCTCGCTACCACAGCtcagctctaa
- the LOC115177235 gene encoding peroxisomal carnitine O-octanoyltransferase isoform X1 translates to MTNQVSEFPTERTFQYQHSLPPLPVPSLEGSLAKYLDAVRPFATEEEYQVTAAVVKRFGEGIGKDLHQKLLQRARTRRNWLEEWWLNAAYLELRYPSQLNVNFGGPAPYLEHCWPPTEGVQLQRNSISMWHTLQYWDLLRTERLDPHKAGNVVLDMDQFRMLFCTCKVPGVTKDTIINYFKTESEGPCPSHVVVMCKGRFFSFDAVCDGHILNPPELLRQLTHVKQCCEGEPAGEGVAALTSEERTRWAKAREYLIGIDPANKTILETIQSSLFVVSLDDAKPYATAENYTPVTREALTGDPTIRWGDKSYNSISFADGTFGSNCDHAPYDAMVLVTQGYYVDQQLKATDGKWKGSETVRPMPLPEELVFTVDDRVRSDVAHAKQQYFETTQDLQVVCYAFTSFGKAAIKQRKLHPDTFIQLALQLAYYRQHGRLGSCYETAMTRRFYHGRTETMRPCTLEAQNWCHTMLLPAASAEAKRKALLLAFNKHNKLMAEAQNGKGFDRHLLGLYLIAKEEGLPMPDLFTDPLYSKSGGGGNFTLSTSLVGYTTVLGAVAPMVHHGYGFFYRIGDDRIVASCTAWKSSPETDAETLFQNLVTSLHEMLHLATTAQL, encoded by the exons ATGACCAACCAGGTGTCAGAGTTCCCCACTGAGCGGACGTTCCAGTACCAGCATAGCCTGCCTCCTCTCCCTGTACCGTCTCTAGAGGGGAGCCTTGCCAAGTACCTGGATGCAG TGCGGCCGTTTGCTACGGAGGAGGAGTACCAGGTGACTGCGGCCGTAGTGAAGAGGTTTGGAGAGGGCATCGGCAAAGACCTGCACCAAAAACTACTGCAGAGAGCCAGGACACGCAGGAACTGG TTGGAGGAGTGGTGGTTGAATGCAGCCTATCTGGAATTGCGTTACCCCTCCCAGTTGAATGTGAACTTCGGAGGTCCTGCACCCTACCTAGAGCACTGCTGGCCCCCTACAGAGGGAGTACAGCTACAGAGGAATAGCATAAGCATGTGGCACACTCTACAGTACTGGGACCTGCTTCGCAC GGAGAGGCTGGACCCTCATAAAGCTGGTAATGTGGTGTTGGATATGGACCAGTTCAGAATGCTGTTCTGTACATGTAAAGTTCCTGGAGTCACCAAGGATACCATCATCAACTACTTTAAGACAG agagcgAGGGTCCATGCCCCTCCCATGTGGTGGTGATGTGTAAGGGGCGTTTCTTCTCGTTTGATGCAGTGTGTGATGGACACATTCTTAACCCTCCAGAGCTGCTCAG gcagctGACCCATGTGAAGCAGTGTTGTGAAGGGGAGCCAGCGGGAGAGGGTGTCGCTGCTCTCACCTCAGAGGAGAGGACACGCTGGGCTAAG gCCAGGGAGTATCTGATAGGTATAGATCCAGCCAATAAGACGATCTTAGAGACCATCCAAAGCAGTCTGTTTGTGGTCTCACTGGACGATGCTAAACCCTACGCTACTGCAGAGAACTACACACcg GTGACCCGGGAAGCGCTGACAGGAGACCCCACCATCCGCTGGGGAGACAAGTCCTACAACTCCATCTCCTTCGCTGACGGAACCTTCGGATCCAATTGTGAC CATGCCCCCTACGATGCCATGGTGCTGGTAACTCAGGGTTACTATGTGGATCAGCAGCTCAAAGCTACAGACGGCAAGTGGAAG ggCTCTGAGACAGTGCGGCCTATGCCTCTTCCTGAAGAGTTGGTCTTCACTGTGGATGACAGAGTCAGGAGTGACGTTGCACATGCCAAGCAACAGTACTTCGAGact actCAGGACTTGCAGGTGGTGTGTTATGCGTTCACCTCGTTTGGGAAAGCAGCCATCAAACAGAGGAAGCTCCACCCAGACACCTTCATACAACTGGCCCTTCAACTGGCTTATTACAGACAGCATGGGAG GTTAGGTAGTTGCTATGAGACAGCGATGACCAGAAGGTTCTACCACGGCAGGACTGAGACCATGAGGCCCTGTACCCTGGAGGCACAGAACTGGTGCCATACCATGCTCCTCCCTGCAGCCAGC GCTGAGGCTAAGAGGAAAgccctgctgctggccttcaacAAGCACAACAAACTGATGGCTGAGGCACAGAACGGAAAAGGTTTTGACAGACATCTCCTGGGCCTGTACCTGATCGCCAAGGAGGAGGGACTTCCTATGCCAGACCTTTTCACTGATCCACTGTATTCCAAgag TGGTGGGGGCGGTAACTTTACCCTGTCCACCAGTCTGGTTGGCTACACCACAGTCCTGGGAGCGGTTGCTCCCATGGTGCACCATGGCTACGGGTTCTTCTACCGCATCGGAGACGACAG GATCGTGGCTTCCTGTACGGCGTGGAAGTCCAGTCCAGAGACAGATGCAGAGACACTGTTCCAGAACCTGGTTACCTCCCTACATGAGATGCTACATCTCGCTACCACAGCtcagctctaa